One Spirochaetota bacterium DNA segment encodes these proteins:
- a CDS encoding Gfo/Idh/MocA family oxidoreductase: MPKTVIVIGAGDRGTRYASFALAHPSKLRITGVADPVEARRARMAREHCIPPENVFSTWEEILDRPQIADGAIIATQDALHAAPAVRAMKRGYHVLLEKPMALSRKECAGVAAAARRTGMSLNVCHVLRYTDFFTAVKRVIDEGLLGDIYTIFHAENVSYHHMAHSYVRGNWRRSDTASPMILAKCCHDMDLVAWFAGKPPRSVASFGSNGHFTEACAPPGAPPRCTDGCPAERECPYYSVDTYLKGTHMKRALALTDSPGVRGLARFMLAFPRLSSALPVLSRFATWKEWPTSTITDDCTPAGIMRVLREGPYGRCVYRCDNDQVDHQETIIEFQGGATAVLRMHGHSWREGRTLRIDGAKGTLRGTFGGGGRLEVRLHRTGKRVRIPVAGDLFGHAEGDFGIMENFTAVLSGARPGTDARGAVTSHEMAFAAHESRITGRVVTTRGESA; the protein is encoded by the coding sequence ATGCCAAAGACCGTGATTGTAATCGGTGCCGGCGACCGGGGTACGCGGTACGCCTCGTTCGCCCTCGCGCACCCTTCGAAGCTCAGGATTACCGGCGTCGCGGATCCCGTTGAGGCGCGGCGCGCGCGCATGGCGCGGGAGCACTGCATCCCCCCGGAAAACGTGTTTTCCACGTGGGAGGAAATCCTGGACCGTCCCCAAATCGCCGACGGCGCGATCATCGCGACCCAGGACGCGCTCCACGCGGCGCCCGCGGTGCGGGCGATGAAACGGGGCTACCACGTGCTGCTCGAAAAACCCATGGCGCTCTCGCGGAAGGAGTGCGCGGGCGTCGCGGCCGCGGCGCGGCGCACCGGCATGTCGCTCAACGTCTGCCACGTGCTCCGCTATACGGATTTCTTCACCGCCGTCAAGCGCGTTATCGACGAGGGACTCCTGGGGGACATCTATACGATATTTCACGCGGAAAACGTTTCGTATCACCATATGGCGCATTCCTACGTACGGGGGAACTGGCGCAGGAGCGATACGGCGTCACCCATGATTCTCGCGAAATGCTGCCACGACATGGACCTCGTCGCCTGGTTCGCGGGGAAGCCGCCCCGCTCCGTGGCCTCGTTCGGTTCGAACGGGCATTTCACGGAAGCCTGCGCGCCCCCCGGTGCCCCGCCGCGCTGCACCGACGGGTGTCCGGCGGAACGGGAATGCCCGTACTATTCGGTCGACACGTACCTGAAGGGGACGCACATGAAGCGGGCGCTCGCCCTCACCGATTCGCCCGGCGTGCGCGGGCTTGCGCGCTTCATGCTCGCATTCCCGCGCCTCTCCTCCGCGCTCCCCGTGCTATCGCGTTTCGCCACCTGGAAGGAATGGCCCACGAGCACCATCACCGACGATTGTACGCCCGCGGGGATCATGCGGGTTCTCCGCGAGGGGCCGTACGGGCGCTGCGTCTACCGGTGCGACAACGATCAGGTCGATCACCAGGAAACCATCATCGAGTTCCAGGGAGGGGCGACCGCCGTGCTCCGGATGCACGGGCACTCGTGGCGGGAGGGGAGGACGCTCAGGATTGACGGCGCGAAGGGCACGCTGCGCGGTACGTTCGGCGGGGGCGGGAGGCTTGAGGTGCGCCTGCATCGGACGGGGAAACGCGTCCGCATCCCGGTCGCGGGCGACCTGTTCGGGCACGCCGAGGGCGATTTCGGCATCATGGAGAATTTCACCGCGGTGCTTTCCGGCGCGCGGCCGGGGACGGACGCCCGGGGCGCGGTTACGAGCCACGAGATGGCGTTCGCCGCCCACGAGTCCCGCATAACGGGAAGGGTCGTGACGACCAGGGGGGAAAGCGCATGA
- a CDS encoding LysR family transcriptional regulator — translation MKKKPELNFDLKQMASFMELVRSGGFTSASRKLRVGQATISHHIRALEEMLGVKLFHRSGRESTLTPEGELFRKYCERVFREVDDLRDGLARGAFGGVTRVCASTVPAGYLIPEAAASIRKSHPDYAYRIEVAGSREVIEMIKEGRAEIGFVGRKISLPALVFQRVARDELVLAGAPSHPDAVTIQGLGELPFITRESGSGSRIAYEEALGRRGMRPSALVPVIECSSLEGVRESVIAGAGVAFMSRRVIERALDARVLKVIRVEGIKVERDFYAVRLKQRELSAPARALVEAIRGRERV, via the coding sequence ATGAAGAAGAAACCGGAGCTCAATTTCGACCTGAAGCAGATGGCGAGCTTCATGGAGCTCGTGCGCTCGGGGGGCTTCACCAGCGCCTCGCGGAAGCTCCGCGTGGGACAGGCCACCATAAGCCATCATATCCGCGCGCTCGAGGAGATGCTGGGGGTCAAGCTTTTCCACCGGTCCGGCAGGGAGAGCACGCTTACCCCCGAGGGAGAGCTCTTCCGGAAATATTGCGAGCGCGTGTTCCGCGAGGTCGACGACCTCAGGGACGGCCTGGCCCGGGGCGCGTTCGGCGGCGTCACCAGGGTGTGCGCGTCCACCGTTCCCGCGGGATACCTCATCCCGGAGGCGGCGGCTTCGATTCGGAAATCGCACCCGGATTACGCATATAGAATTGAGGTGGCGGGAAGCCGGGAGGTCATCGAGATGATCAAGGAGGGCAGGGCGGAGATCGGCTTCGTGGGACGGAAGATAAGCCTTCCCGCGCTCGTGTTTCAGCGCGTCGCGCGCGACGAGCTCGTCCTCGCGGGCGCGCCTTCCCATCCGGACGCGGTGACGATCCAGGGACTGGGGGAGCTTCCCTTCATCACGCGCGAGAGCGGGTCGGGGAGCCGCATCGCCTACGAAGAGGCGCTCGGGCGGAGGGGCATGCGTCCGTCCGCGCTCGTCCCCGTTATCGAATGCTCGAGTCTCGAGGGGGTCAGGGAATCGGTCATTGCCGGGGCGGGCGTCGCCTTCATGTCCCGCCGGGTGATTGAACGCGCGCTCGATGCGCGCGTGCTCAAGGTTATCCGCGTGGAGGGGATAAAGGTGGAACGCGACTTCTACGCGGTGCGACTCAAGCAGCGCGAGCTTTCCGCCCCGGCCCGTGCGCTCGTCGAGGCGATAAGGGGCCGGGAACGGGTGTAA